In Neorhizobium galegae, the following proteins share a genomic window:
- a CDS encoding nucleoside hydrolase produces the protein MAEKIIIDTDPGQDDALAILLALASPEIEVLGIVAAAGNVPLSLTTKNIRKVCELAGRPDIKVFAGCSQPMTGPLVTAEHVHGATGLDGADLPEPTMPLQEQHGVDFIIETLLSEPEGTVTVCTLGPLTDLGKALTRAPEIAGHIKQIVLMGGGLFEGGNITPAAEFNIYVDPQAAAVVFGSGVPIVMMPLDVTHKTLTTRARVAAVQAIGTPLSDAVVGWLDYFERFDVAKYGSDGGPLHDPNVIAYLLKPELYSGRLCNVEIETESELTKGMTVADWWGVSGRPKNATFMRDVDADGFYALLTERLSWFGRAEVEANPKLRLV, from the coding sequence ATGGCAGAGAAGATCATCATCGATACCGACCCCGGCCAGGACGACGCGCTGGCCATCCTGCTGGCGCTCGCCAGCCCGGAAATCGAGGTTCTGGGGATCGTCGCCGCCGCAGGCAACGTGCCGCTGTCACTGACGACGAAGAACATCCGCAAGGTCTGCGAACTCGCCGGCCGTCCGGACATCAAGGTATTCGCCGGCTGCAGCCAGCCGATGACCGGGCCGCTCGTCACCGCCGAACATGTCCACGGCGCGACCGGCCTCGACGGCGCCGATCTTCCCGAGCCGACCATGCCGCTTCAGGAACAGCATGGTGTCGATTTCATCATCGAAACGCTCTTGAGCGAACCGGAAGGCACCGTGACCGTCTGCACGCTCGGCCCGCTCACCGACCTCGGCAAGGCTTTGACCCGGGCGCCGGAGATCGCCGGCCACATCAAACAGATCGTGCTGATGGGCGGCGGGTTGTTCGAGGGCGGCAACATCACGCCGGCCGCGGAATTCAACATCTATGTCGATCCGCAGGCGGCAGCCGTCGTGTTCGGCTCCGGTGTGCCGATCGTGATGATGCCGCTCGACGTCACCCACAAGACGCTGACGACCCGCGCCCGCGTCGCAGCAGTCCAGGCGATCGGTACGCCGCTCTCCGACGCGGTGGTCGGCTGGCTCGATTATTTCGAGCGCTTCGACGTGGCCAAATACGGCAGCGACGGCGGGCCGCTGCACGATCCGAACGTGATCGCCTATCTGCTGAAGCCGGAGCTTTATTCCGGCCGGCTCTGCAATGTGGAGATCGAAACGGAGTCCGAACTCACCAAGGGCATGACGGTCGCCGACTGGTGGGGTGTGTCCGGCCGGCCGAAGAACGCGACGTTCATGCGCGACGTCGATGCCGACGGCTTTTATGCGCTGCTGACCGAACGGCTGTCATGGTTCGGCCGCGCGGAGGTTGAGGCTAACCCGAAGCTGCGGCTCGTTTGA